From the Leptospira biflexa serovar Patoc strain 'Patoc 1 (Paris)' genome, one window contains:
- a CDS encoding OmpA family protein, translating to MARILLIILFLFGSGLTSSQSIKNGIQVLEGDLINTGHLLRTEKQVFRISNTILQEELAYLSGKKVRMLCDVQGEVCSPIRYEMEPFETGKTPDWTLKKIPRYVTQGLFSFNPQCTPDGKVLFWTALVREGGRSTQKVWASKRDQYGFWMAGEQLPSPLNNRYPSAVISALPGGNELFVFGNFGEEELLDQLKREMTQKSQIATREAANAKEFHIVLTKLENEYKERSEKIQNRAPLYKTRKTETGWTLPSPIPFPTFYNWYKKADNPNQQVFGGSALSSSGRTLIYSAQQKKNFGKLDLYASIQNESGIFEEGINLGSTLNTGEEEMAPFLGPDDRTLYFSSSGRKEGISIFISRRNGDSWTMWSEPQELSPNLRGVNFFSIPAVGNWAYVSRDGELFMAAIPHHFQPDPVVVIKGKVVDEEGKALSAFVQYESLLKKKTIGSTISDPNTGEFSIILPYEENYGFYGEKEGYLPVSQNLNLVGKEKEEKEKTVLLVLPKLKKGNQIVMNNLFFAFRSSEFAKESEPELDRLAGILKKTTNLKVLIEGHTDNVGTKSANQKLSLERANSVAFYLKSKHKIEDSRISVVGLGPSNPIAENGSEEGRAVNRRVVFKILEE from the coding sequence ATGGCACGGATTCTTCTCATCATTCTCTTCCTTTTTGGGAGCGGGCTCACGAGTTCGCAAAGCATTAAAAATGGAATCCAGGTTTTGGAGGGGGACCTTATCAATACCGGCCATCTTCTGCGGACCGAGAAACAAGTATTCCGCATTTCGAATACGATTTTGCAAGAAGAACTCGCTTATTTGAGTGGGAAAAAGGTACGGATGTTATGCGATGTGCAAGGGGAAGTCTGTTCTCCCATCCGTTATGAAATGGAACCCTTCGAAACAGGAAAAACTCCTGATTGGACCTTAAAAAAAATACCACGGTATGTGACTCAAGGTCTCTTTTCCTTTAATCCCCAATGTACCCCGGATGGAAAGGTTTTGTTTTGGACAGCCCTTGTCCGCGAAGGGGGAAGATCCACACAAAAAGTTTGGGCTTCTAAAAGGGACCAATACGGATTTTGGATGGCAGGGGAACAATTGCCTTCACCATTAAACAATCGTTATCCCTCGGCAGTGATTTCTGCCTTACCTGGTGGGAATGAACTTTTTGTTTTTGGTAATTTTGGAGAAGAGGAACTACTCGACCAATTGAAACGAGAGATGACGCAGAAGTCTCAAATTGCCACAAGAGAAGCGGCCAATGCCAAAGAGTTCCATATTGTTCTCACAAAATTAGAAAACGAGTATAAAGAACGATCGGAAAAAATCCAAAACCGAGCACCACTTTACAAAACACGTAAAACTGAAACTGGTTGGACGTTACCAAGTCCCATTCCATTCCCTACTTTTTATAATTGGTACAAAAAGGCAGACAATCCCAACCAACAAGTATTTGGTGGTTCTGCCTTGTCTTCGAGTGGACGAACACTCATTTATTCAGCGCAACAGAAGAAAAATTTTGGTAAATTGGATTTATACGCCAGCATTCAAAATGAATCTGGAATCTTTGAAGAAGGGATCAATTTAGGTAGCACTCTAAACACCGGAGAAGAGGAGATGGCTCCTTTCCTTGGACCCGATGATCGAACTTTGTATTTTTCATCTTCCGGAAGGAAAGAAGGGATATCAATATTCATTTCGAGAAGGAATGGAGATTCCTGGACTATGTGGTCTGAACCACAAGAGTTGTCACCTAACCTAAGGGGTGTTAACTTTTTTAGTATTCCTGCTGTTGGCAATTGGGCTTATGTATCGAGAGATGGGGAACTTTTTATGGCGGCCATCCCCCATCATTTCCAACCAGATCCCGTGGTTGTGATCAAAGGCAAAGTTGTAGATGAAGAGGGGAAGGCACTTTCAGCCTTTGTGCAATACGAATCTCTCTTAAAGAAAAAAACAATAGGATCCACCATCAGTGATCCAAACACAGGTGAGTTTAGCATCATATTACCCTACGAAGAAAATTATGGATTTTATGGGGAAAAAGAAGGTTACCTTCCAGTTTCACAAAACTTAAATTTGGTGGGTAAAGAAAAGGAAGAGAAAGAAAAAACAGTTCTCCTCGTTTTACCGAAATTGAAAAAAGGAAACCAAATTGTGATGAACAATTTGTTTTTTGCCTTCCGTTCGTCTGAGTTTGCCAAAGAATCCGAACCAGAACTAGACAGATTGGCAGGAATTTTGAAAAAAACGACCAATTTAAAGGTACTCATCGAAGGGCATACAGACAATGTTGGTACAAAGTCCGCCAACCAAAAGTTATCCTTGGAACGTGCAAATTCAGTTGCCTTTTATTTGAAGTCTAAACATAAAATAGAGGATTCGAGGATTTCTGTTGTGGGGCTTGGTCCATCGAACCCCATTGCTGAGAATGGATCGGAAGAAGGCCGTGCCGTCAACCGTCGGGTAGTTTTTAAAATTTTGGAAGAGTAA
- the ompL47 gene encoding multi-beta-barrel domain surface protein OmpL47 produces the protein MQAHKYLLAILTIFFAGQITAQVADPKATTSTKDQAIQKTESTSTQAKDGVDKAETTVKDILGDKKEAGASTTDAPALFITSKTSFSLDAKDDSSMIDFIEWKPKNGEYRRFTQPIRISEEGLTEIYYRSVDKAGNSETPKILVVNVDNTAPRVSLVPQEQLFVLDGVPFASKNNTYTIVAEDRQTGVEKVQFSINQEAAKSYADPIKLENGGANVIKYSATDKSGNSSPESSMIITVDDVKPTIEIVPSYPLVDINGKNFQRKGNVFYVNATDKESGVKKILVKIDEEEFKPYVEAIAIETQGDHVIKAMAVDNVGNQSDVVEVKLSVDLTPPTSTIQKSTEEPKVEAAPAPQPSTPAK, from the coding sequence ATGCAGGCGCACAAATACCTTTTGGCCATCTTAACAATTTTTTTCGCAGGCCAAATCACAGCACAGGTTGCTGACCCTAAAGCCACTACTTCCACAAAAGACCAGGCGATTCAAAAAACGGAATCTACCTCTACTCAAGCCAAAGACGGTGTTGATAAAGCTGAGACAACTGTAAAAGACATTTTGGGAGACAAAAAAGAAGCTGGGGCTTCTACAACTGATGCACCCGCTCTTTTCATCACAAGCAAAACTTCCTTTTCCTTAGATGCAAAAGATGATTCCTCTATGATTGATTTCATTGAATGGAAACCAAAAAACGGTGAGTATCGAAGATTCACTCAACCAATCCGTATTTCCGAAGAAGGACTCACAGAAATTTACTATCGTTCCGTTGATAAAGCTGGTAACTCTGAAACTCCTAAAATCCTTGTTGTGAATGTAGACAATACTGCTCCACGAGTGAGCCTTGTTCCACAAGAACAACTCTTTGTTTTAGATGGAGTACCATTCGCATCGAAAAACAACACTTATACGATTGTAGCGGAAGACCGCCAAACAGGTGTTGAAAAAGTACAATTTAGCATCAACCAAGAAGCTGCTAAATCTTATGCTGATCCCATCAAATTAGAAAATGGTGGAGCTAACGTAATTAAATACTCTGCAACTGATAAATCTGGAAACTCTTCTCCAGAATCATCTATGATCATCACAGTTGACGATGTAAAACCTACAATTGAAATCGTTCCTTCTTATCCTTTAGTGGATATCAATGGAAAAAATTTCCAAAGAAAAGGCAACGTATTTTATGTGAATGCAACTGACAAAGAATCTGGTGTGAAAAAAATCTTAGTCAAAATTGACGAAGAAGAATTCAAACCATATGTAGAAGCAATTGCAATTGAAACACAAGGTGACCATGTGATCAAAGCAATGGCTGTTGACAATGTTGGGAACCAATCCGATGTCGTGGAAGTGAAACTCAGTGTTGACCTGACTCCTCCTACATCTACCATTCAAAAATCAACAGAAGAACCAAAAGTAGAAGCAGCTCCGGCACCACAACCTTCTACTCCTGCTAAATAA
- a CDS encoding ATP-binding cassette domain-containing protein, which produces MIQASGITVSFGKKPLFENVSIKFKPECRYGLIGANGSGKSTFMKVLAGILQPSAGSVVLDKDIKVGYLKQDHYEYENETVLGTVLRGNPELWSLMAERDAIYAKEDMTDEEGIRISEIEELFADMGGYEAESVAGELLEGLGIPTTAHSRPLNFLTGGFKLRVLLAQVLFLKPDVLLLDEPTNHLDIKTIHWLEELLTNYEGVVIVISHDRHFINSVATHIADLDYNTIRVFPGNYDDFMIAAEQSREQLMSDSKRAKEKIADLQEFVSRFSANASKSKQATSRQKMIEKIKADMVDVKPSSRVAPYIRFKAKRVLGKDVFEAINVSKSYDGKPVIKDFSISITKGEKVGIVGTNGVGKTTLLKMLLKKLEPDSGQVKWGDSVETSFFPQDHREAMEPDADTLVEWLLRNSPQGTEVQEIRAILGRMLFSGDMANKSTTVLSGGEKSRMIIGKMILACDNVIALDEPTNHLDLETIEALNYALSLFDGTVILVSHDREFISSLCTRIIEVTPEGINDFKGNYEEFLEREGSDFYKRLTGGAILST; this is translated from the coding sequence ATGATCCAAGCTAGCGGCATTACAGTCTCCTTCGGGAAAAAACCCCTTTTCGAAAACGTCTCCATCAAGTTCAAACCGGAGTGCCGTTATGGGCTGATTGGAGCCAATGGTTCGGGGAAATCGACCTTTATGAAGGTCCTCGCGGGCATTTTACAGCCATCTGCGGGCTCCGTAGTCCTCGACAAGGACATCAAGGTGGGGTATTTGAAGCAGGACCACTATGAATACGAAAATGAGACCGTTTTAGGGACTGTTTTACGGGGGAATCCAGAACTTTGGAGCCTCATGGCAGAACGGGATGCCATTTATGCCAAAGAAGACATGACGGACGAAGAAGGGATCCGTATTTCCGAAATTGAGGAGCTATTTGCCGATATGGGAGGCTACGAGGCCGAATCGGTTGCTGGAGAGCTTTTGGAAGGACTCGGAATCCCAACCACTGCGCACAGCCGCCCACTTAATTTTTTAACTGGTGGATTCAAATTACGGGTTCTCCTTGCCCAAGTTCTCTTTTTAAAACCAGATGTCCTTCTCCTTGACGAACCAACAAACCACTTGGATATCAAAACCATCCACTGGCTCGAGGAACTTCTCACGAATTATGAAGGTGTGGTGATTGTCATCTCCCACGACCGTCACTTTATCAATTCCGTGGCAACCCATATTGCCGACTTAGATTATAATACCATCCGAGTTTTCCCAGGAAATTACGACGATTTTATGATCGCCGCAGAGCAGTCACGCGAACAACTTATGAGTGATAGCAAACGTGCAAAAGAAAAAATTGCCGACTTACAAGAGTTTGTTTCAAGGTTCTCCGCCAATGCAAGTAAATCCAAACAGGCGACCTCTCGTCAAAAGATGATCGAAAAAATCAAAGCTGATATGGTGGATGTGAAACCTTCCTCCCGTGTTGCACCTTACATTCGTTTTAAGGCAAAACGAGTTTTGGGAAAGGATGTATTTGAAGCCATCAATGTCTCCAAGTCTTATGATGGAAAGCCCGTCATCAAAGACTTTAGTATCTCCATCACCAAAGGGGAAAAAGTGGGAATTGTGGGTACAAACGGTGTAGGAAAAACGACTCTTCTCAAAATGTTATTAAAAAAATTAGAACCGGATTCAGGACAAGTGAAATGGGGAGATTCAGTCGAAACTTCCTTTTTTCCACAAGACCACCGTGAGGCGATGGAACCTGATGCTGACACACTTGTGGAATGGTTACTCCGAAACTCACCGCAAGGAACAGAAGTACAAGAAATTCGTGCCATCTTAGGAAGGATGTTATTTTCAGGAGACATGGCAAACAAATCCACTACGGTTTTGTCTGGAGGCGAAAAATCAAGGATGATCATTGGAAAAATGATCCTTGCTTGCGACAATGTCATTGCACTCGATGAACCTACAAACCACTTAGACTTAGAAACCATTGAGGCATTAAACTACGCTTTATCATTGTTTGATGGAACTGTGATCCTTGTTTCGCACGATAGGGAGTTTATTTCCTCACTTTGTACACGGATCATTGAAGTGACTCCAGAAGGAATCAATGACTTCAAAGGGAATTACGAAGAATTTTTGGAACGAGAAGGAAGTGATTTTTACAAACGGCTCACTGGAGGAGCGATTCTTTCGACTTAA
- a CDS encoding Lsa36 family surface (lipo)protein: protein MTKPGSEVMANVVSNLNRFSWILYTFLCFSPMLFANAFGLEAQVLCIGGECANIPTEYQVLGNFAGPALDRIYTNGFLRSMGENAVLQNLNSNQSGGQNITSYRLGLGYTISRGQSKARDFYYENSELRNLPKQGVAASPSINFTTNLGEWISHGYAKRWNLTTHFFPYEFSEANIPFVKIRNTEVRGKIQNYGVLFRYFPESSGFSYGIGFFQTNQDLYLSSYDRRPTQFRIDGDKRRWLGVNDLFYQSRISSFSFDVKYNWTIGFLSIVPGIGCVYNHGFTSLQVSRYSLISTRANPDDFSSDPSVLGIRLNTRYDHVSSFGYGSLGFRLGQGNFSVTTELMAGREMQSANLSLNYQF, encoded by the coding sequence ATGACAAAACCAGGTTCCGAAGTAATGGCAAATGTAGTTTCTAATTTGAATCGATTTTCTTGGATCCTATATACATTCCTTTGTTTTTCCCCTATGCTCTTTGCCAATGCTTTCGGATTAGAAGCGCAAGTGTTGTGTATCGGTGGGGAATGTGCGAATATCCCTACCGAATACCAGGTATTAGGAAATTTTGCAGGGCCTGCACTCGATCGTATATATACAAATGGGTTTTTACGTTCCATGGGAGAGAATGCAGTCTTACAAAATCTCAATTCCAACCAATCGGGTGGACAAAATATAACTTCCTATCGATTGGGACTCGGTTATACGATATCGAGAGGTCAATCAAAAGCCCGAGATTTTTATTATGAAAATTCGGAACTTCGTAATTTACCAAAACAAGGTGTCGCTGCCTCACCATCGATCAACTTCACAACCAATTTAGGGGAATGGATTTCTCATGGATACGCGAAACGTTGGAATCTCACCACACATTTTTTCCCTTACGAGTTTAGTGAGGCTAACATACCGTTTGTGAAAATTCGTAATACAGAAGTTAGGGGAAAAATTCAGAATTATGGAGTTTTGTTTCGTTATTTTCCAGAATCTTCTGGTTTTTCCTATGGAATTGGATTTTTCCAAACCAACCAAGATCTGTATTTAAGTTCGTATGACAGAAGGCCAACACAATTTCGAATCGATGGTGATAAACGAAGGTGGCTCGGAGTGAATGATTTGTTTTATCAGTCGAGAATTTCGTCCTTTTCTTTTGATGTAAAATACAATTGGACCATTGGATTTTTATCGATCGTACCTGGAATTGGTTGTGTATACAATCATGGGTTTACCTCACTCCAAGTGAGCCGGTATTCTCTTATCTCGACTAGGGCCAATCCAGATGACTTCAGTTCGGACCCAAGCGTACTGGGAATCAGACTGAACACAAGATATGACCATGTGTCAAGTTTTGGTTATGGCAGTTTGGGATTTCGATTAGGGCAGGGGAATTTTAGTGTGACAACGGAACTGATGGCAGGGAGAGAGATGCAATCCGCGAATCTCTCCCTGAATTATCAATTTTAA
- a CDS encoding STAS domain-containing protein, with amino-acid sequence MDVQVKDDIRIIKFSGAILKVDSDEIEKELSKLTQGSVKKIILDLTKVHHICSTALGIFVATKRKLKPMNGDIKVIVVDEDLIQLFEITMLDKVFEIFPDLASAMEGFQLDEEDSH; translated from the coding sequence ATGGATGTTCAAGTCAAGGATGACATAAGGATTATCAAATTTTCGGGTGCCATATTAAAAGTGGATTCCGATGAAATTGAAAAAGAACTATCGAAACTCACCCAAGGTTCCGTTAAAAAAATCATTTTAGACTTAACCAAAGTGCATCATATATGTTCCACTGCGCTCGGGATTTTTGTTGCCACCAAACGTAAGTTAAAGCCTATGAATGGCGACATCAAAGTGATAGTTGTGGATGAAGATTTGATTCAATTGTTTGAGATTACTATGCTTGATAAAGTATTCGAAATTTTTCCAGACCTTGCTTCCGCAATGGAAGGATTCCAACTCGACGAGGAAGATTCACACTGA
- a CDS encoding apolipoprotein N-acyltransferase: protein MKLARFLISREGFISVICYTVTAVFSFLSFSPINLPFFIWVAPFGLFVIEKRNRGQWKKLIYHGFGFAILFYLVSFHWIYHMTTVFGGFEWYLAVPIFMGSAILLNFKFPVYLLLFSFLATRVRRFFPLIASFAILFAEFFTPQVFPWYFGNVVAENQILAQNAEYLSAYGLSAFLFFVSYFLFYLRKPKQVFGLVRSFLPKHKTITQKVLIGSVSFVLVLVAFFGNGYYLFQKWENVKPIAERDILIIQPNAPLEFRDGRNPAEEIRNLMTRIDRMVETELKDNPADLVVLPESGVPFFTTHDSEVTRAIRIYWHQFESLMAIISLRHGTNLFYNELDADIPADKQSSRIIRNDIRTYNSSVLMNANGERRNSYQKVFLLIFGEYMPFEWMYALSGQTGQFAAGTKLDLIPYYERRKTQTTVKKDLHWEDTFSMSPSSVREHYKGNQIEVKKIGSFLPLICYEVIISEFVRKFQGDPDFIVNVTNDKWYGNSVESYQHHTLGRLRSIEFRKWMVRSTNSGTSVFTDHLGRNIDNEFTPIESTATIRKKVSVIPGEMTFYRLYGNLLSYLFMGIVGIVFLIYVKRNP from the coding sequence ATGAAACTAGCTCGTTTTTTAATTTCACGCGAAGGGTTCATATCCGTTATTTGTTATACGGTCACTGCCGTATTTTCCTTCCTTTCCTTTTCTCCTATCAACCTACCATTTTTCATTTGGGTTGCTCCCTTTGGTCTTTTTGTCATTGAAAAAAGAAATCGTGGGCAATGGAAAAAACTCATTTACCATGGGTTTGGATTTGCCATTTTATTTTATCTAGTTTCCTTCCATTGGATTTACCACATGACAACTGTTTTTGGTGGATTCGAATGGTATTTGGCGGTTCCTATTTTTATGGGATCGGCAATTTTATTAAACTTTAAATTCCCTGTATACCTTCTCTTATTTTCATTTTTGGCAACGAGAGTCAGAAGATTTTTCCCACTCATCGCTTCCTTTGCAATCCTGTTTGCTGAATTTTTTACTCCCCAAGTTTTCCCTTGGTATTTTGGAAACGTAGTCGCTGAAAATCAGATTTTGGCTCAAAACGCGGAATACCTGAGTGCTTATGGATTGTCTGCATTCTTATTTTTTGTTTCCTACTTTCTCTTTTATTTACGTAAACCAAAACAAGTATTCGGTTTGGTTCGGTCATTTTTACCAAAACATAAAACGATCACCCAAAAAGTTTTGATTGGGAGTGTTTCCTTTGTATTGGTTTTGGTAGCTTTTTTTGGGAATGGGTATTATCTCTTCCAAAAATGGGAAAATGTAAAACCAATTGCCGAACGTGACATTCTCATCATCCAACCAAATGCTCCCTTAGAATTCCGTGATGGTAGGAACCCTGCGGAAGAAATTCGGAATTTGATGACTCGAATCGATCGAATGGTGGAAACAGAGTTAAAAGACAATCCAGCTGATTTGGTTGTCTTACCAGAATCGGGAGTTCCATTTTTCACAACGCACGATTCGGAAGTCACTCGTGCCATTCGAATCTATTGGCACCAATTTGAATCACTCATGGCCATCATCAGTTTGCGCCACGGAACCAATTTGTTCTATAATGAATTGGATGCTGATATCCCTGCGGACAAACAGTCCAGTCGTATCATACGGAATGACATCCGCACCTACAATTCTTCTGTTCTGATGAATGCAAATGGGGAACGAAGGAATAGTTACCAAAAGGTTTTTTTACTGATTTTTGGTGAATACATGCCATTTGAATGGATGTACGCTCTCTCTGGGCAAACAGGGCAATTTGCAGCTGGGACAAAATTAGATCTCATTCCTTATTATGAACGGAGAAAAACACAGACGACTGTCAAAAAAGACTTACATTGGGAAGATACTTTTTCCATGAGTCCTAGCTCCGTTCGAGAACATTACAAAGGGAACCAAATTGAAGTAAAGAAGATCGGAAGTTTTTTACCTCTGATTTGTTATGAAGTGATTATTTCAGAATTCGTGCGTAAGTTCCAAGGGGACCCTGATTTTATCGTGAATGTAACAAACGATAAATGGTATGGAAATTCAGTGGAATCCTACCAACACCATACATTGGGAAGATTACGGTCGATCGAATTTCGCAAGTGGATGGTTCGATCCACAAATTCTGGAACCTCTGTATTCACTGATCATTTAGGTAGAAATATTGATAATGAATTTACTCCTATCGAAAGCACCGCAACCATTCGAAAAAAAGTTTCGGTAATCCCTGGAGAAATGACGTTTTATCGATTGTATGGAAATTTGTTATCTTATCTATTTATGGGAATTGTTGGAATCGTGTTTTTGATTTATGTTAAAAGGAATCCGTAA
- a CDS encoding ComF family protein, which produces MRGVFFSLLTFLFPKYCIHCGRNDFFSELLGLCKPCTKLESMGKHRRNGPVPIPKPKDRFLFYEDSYSFQIRNDWLKELFLSLKFQNEKQIARFFCIGWKRLPKLWKEDPPDFFSLVPSKAKSGPRPYHAAWYLRNKLIQCQNLREDTSLRKISKDKQSEKPFEDRFFHAKKAFEFIKSDRIIEGLHVLLVDDIFTTGASLNEIARLYKLRGARKVTCVVFMLSGVIESNGCSSQG; this is translated from the coding sequence ATGAGAGGGGTTTTTTTTTCACTTCTGACATTTTTATTTCCCAAGTATTGTATTCATTGTGGAAGGAATGATTTCTTTTCAGAACTCTTAGGACTTTGTAAACCCTGCACAAAATTAGAATCCATGGGGAAACATAGAAGGAATGGTCCCGTACCAATTCCCAAACCCAAGGATCGTTTCCTATTCTACGAGGATTCCTATTCGTTTCAGATCCGAAATGATTGGTTAAAAGAACTTTTCCTTTCGTTGAAATTTCAAAATGAAAAACAAATCGCGAGGTTCTTTTGCATCGGATGGAAGCGCCTACCCAAACTGTGGAAGGAAGATCCACCTGATTTTTTTTCGCTCGTTCCCTCCAAGGCCAAATCTGGCCCTAGGCCTTATCATGCTGCCTGGTATTTGCGAAATAAACTCATCCAATGCCAGAATCTAAGGGAAGATACGAGTCTCCGTAAGATTTCGAAGGACAAACAGTCAGAGAAACCATTTGAAGACCGATTTTTTCATGCAAAAAAGGCATTTGAATTCATAAAAAGTGATAGAATCATAGAAGGACTTCATGTTCTACTCGTAGATGATATATTTACGACAGGGGCTTCCTTGAACGAAATCGCTCGGTTATACAAACTGAGAGGTGCTAGGAAGGTGACTTGCGTAGTTTTCATGTTAAGTGGGGTGATTGAATCGAATGGATGTTCAAGTCAAGGATGA
- a CDS encoding flagellar filament outer layer protein FlaA: MIALRNTIILILFLFCQWESHILGESGIWREILLENFELSNFNAENLRTKLEKGTKLPEISLSTNFTAPIPGSKQALVIRIPKDANLPFSLYFPKPIEVNAFIKEISIPIYSSRSSGNLTLIIETQDAEVKQLNLTSLNYRGWKTITVSISKNFDQNDRVFLQKSSIRILGFFYLPYENNDPNQEVLIAIDDITAIVRDKYRPLRNKEILLED; the protein is encoded by the coding sequence ATGATTGCTTTAAGAAATACGATAATCCTGATACTTTTTCTATTTTGCCAATGGGAATCACATATCTTAGGTGAGAGTGGCATTTGGAGAGAAATCTTACTCGAAAATTTTGAACTTTCGAATTTTAATGCCGAGAATTTGCGCACAAAACTAGAAAAAGGAACAAAACTTCCTGAAATCTCCCTCTCCACTAATTTTACAGCACCCATCCCCGGTTCCAAACAAGCCCTCGTGATACGTATCCCAAAAGATGCAAATTTGCCGTTTTCCTTATACTTTCCGAAGCCCATTGAAGTGAATGCTTTCATCAAAGAAATTTCAATCCCCATTTATTCCTCTAGATCTAGCGGGAACCTAACACTCATCATCGAAACACAAGATGCAGAAGTGAAACAACTCAACCTCACATCGCTTAATTATCGTGGATGGAAAACAATCACCGTATCCATTTCCAAAAATTTTGACCAAAACGATCGAGTTTTTTTACAAAAAAGCTCCATTCGTATTTTAGGATTTTTTTATTTACCATATGAAAACAATGATCCCAACCAAGAAGTGCTCATTGCCATCGATGATATAACTGCCATTGTACGAGACAAATATAGACCTCTCCGAAACAAAGAAATCCTACTAGAAGATTGA
- the rdgB gene encoding RdgB/HAM1 family non-canonical purine NTP pyrophosphatase produces the protein MTKKTLAFASGSDHKTKEMQMLLSPFGYEIVTPKILGIPFSPEETESTFVGNSFIKSKELFRLTGFPSFADDSGISVDALGGEPGVLSARFGGPGLSDKDRALYLLNKLGTNHNRKAHYSCVVSFVDANHQVSFEGKVEGLIASDYDELGKFGFGYDPIFYYPEFGKRFSEVPEGEKNKVSHRKKAMELFLEWFQTIQ, from the coding sequence CTGACAAAAAAAACATTAGCATTTGCATCTGGCAGTGACCATAAAACGAAAGAAATGCAAATGTTACTCTCACCCTTCGGGTATGAAATTGTCACACCCAAAATTCTCGGAATTCCATTTTCTCCAGAAGAAACAGAATCCACATTTGTTGGAAATTCTTTTATCAAATCCAAAGAACTCTTTCGCCTAACAGGTTTTCCTTCGTTTGCAGATGATTCGGGGATCTCTGTGGATGCATTGGGTGGTGAACCTGGAGTCCTATCGGCAAGGTTTGGTGGGCCAGGGTTATCAGATAAAGATAGGGCATTGTATTTGCTAAATAAACTAGGAACCAATCATAATCGAAAGGCTCATTACTCTTGTGTGGTCAGTTTTGTGGATGCGAACCATCAAGTTTCATTTGAAGGAAAAGTAGAAGGCCTCATTGCATCTGATTACGATGAATTGGGAAAATTTGGTTTTGGATATGATCCTATTTTTTATTACCCAGAGTTTGGGAAACGTTTTTCAGAAGTACCTGAAGGAGAGAAAAACAAAGTCTCTCATAGAAAAAAAGCGATGGAACTATTTTTGGAATGGTTTCAAACTATCCAATAA